One genomic segment of Pristiophorus japonicus isolate sPriJap1 unplaced genomic scaffold, sPriJap1.hap1 HAP1_SCAFFOLD_29, whole genome shotgun sequence includes these proteins:
- the LOC139248286 gene encoding histone H1-like yields MTDTAAAETAPPAAVAQTKAPSKKKKAAPRSGPAGPRLGDQILKVVADDKDRRGTSLAAIKKALAAKGVDVEKRGFQIRSSIKKNVMNGSLKQIKGTGASGSFKIANTDSQGKVGKKVKKPAAKKSPAKKAAAKKSPVKKAAAKKSPVKKAAAKKSPAKKAAAKKTSTKKALTAKKTAKGPAGKKAAAKKPKSLKKVKAVKKVENPRVKATPKAAKAKKAAPPKK; encoded by the coding sequence ATGACTGATactgcagccgccgaaacggctcctcctgccgccgtcgctcaaaccaaggctcccagcaagaagaagaAGGCGGCTCCCCGGTCCGGGCCAGCTGGTCCCAGGTTGGGCGAccagatcctcaaggttgtggccgatgaCAAGGATCGCAGGGGAACgtccctggccgcgataaagaaggctctggcggccaaaggcgtcGATGTGGAGAAGCGCGGCTTCCAGATCAGGTCCAGTATCAAGAAGAATGTGATGAATGGttccctgaagcagatcaagggcacgggcgcTTCGGGCTCATTCAAAATCGCTAATACTGATTCCCAGGGGAAAGTGGGAAAGAAGGTGAAgaagccagcagccaagaaatctccagcaaagaaagcagcagccaagaaatctccagtaaagaaagcagcagccaagaaatctccagtaaagaaagcagcagccaagaaatctccagcaaaaaaagcagcagccaagaaaacgagcaccaagaaggcgcTAACGGCAAAAAAGACAGCGAAAGGGCCGGCTGGGAAGAAGGCGGCAGCGAAGAAGCCCAAGAGCCTCAAGAAAGTGAAGGCGGTCAAAAAGGTGGAGAACCCGAGGGTCAAGGCCACGCCTAAAGCAGCAAAGGCCAAGAAAGCAgcgccccccaaaaaataa
- the LOC139248314 gene encoding histone H4: MSGRGKGGKGLGKGGAKRHRKVLRDNIQGITKPAIRRLARRGGVKRISGLIYEETRGVLKVFLENVIRDAVTYTEHAKRKTVTAMDVVYALKRQGRTLYGFGG, encoded by the coding sequence atgtctgggcgaggtaaaggaggcaaaggactgggcaaaggcggagccaagcggcaccgtaaagtgctccgtgataacatccagggcatcaccaaacccgccatccgccgcctggctcgccgtggcggtgtcaagcggatctcgggcctgatctacgaggagacccgtggggtgctgaaggttttcctggagaatgtcatcagggacgccgtcacctacaccgagcacgccaagcgcaagacggtcactgccatggatgtggtgtacgctctcaaacgccagggccgcactctctatggattcggcggctga
- the LOC139248287 gene encoding histone H3, with protein sequence MARTKQTARKSTGGKAPRKQLATKAARKSAPATGGVKKPHRYRPGTVALREIRRYQKSTELLIRKLPFQRLVREIAQDFKTDLRFQSSAVMALQEASEAYLVGLFEDTNLCAIHAKRVTIMPKDIQLARRIRGERA encoded by the coding sequence atggccaggaccaagcagacagcgcgcaaatcgaccggagggaaagctcctcgcaaacagctggcgaccaaagcggcccggaagagcgctccggccacgggcggagtgaagaagcctcatcgctacagacccggcaccgtggctctgagggagatccgccgctaccagaaatccaccgagctgctgatccgcaagctgcccttccagcgcctggtgcgggagatcgctcaggacttcaagaccgacctgcgcttccagagctcggccgtcatggccctgcaggaggccagcgaggcttacctggtggggctgtttgaggacaccaacctgtgcgccatccacgccaagcgagtcaccatcatgcccaaagacatccagctggcccgccgcatccgcggggagcgcgcctag
- the LOC139248190 gene encoding histone H4-like produces the protein RGKGGKGLGKGGAKRHRKVLRDNIQGITKPAIRRLARRGGVKRISGLIYEETRGVLKVFLENVIRDAVTYTEHAKRKTVTAMDVVYALKRQGLTLYGFGG, from the coding sequence cgaggtaaaggaggcaaaggactgggcaaaggcggagccaagcggcaccgtaaagtgctccgtgataacatccagggcatcaccaaacccgccatccgccgcctggctcgccgtggcggtgtcaagcggatctcgggcctcatctacgaggagacccgcggggtgctgaaggttttcctggagaatgtcatcagggacgccgtcacctacaccgagcatgccaagcgcaagacggtcactgccatggatgtggtgtacgctctcaaACGGCAGGGCctcactctctatggattcggcggctga